Proteins encoded by one window of Methanocalculus alkaliphilus:
- a CDS encoding desulfoferrodoxin FeS4 iron-binding domain-containing protein: MVNVSEEGQIFVCEICENVVEVKEVGGGELICCGQPMALRE; encoded by the coding sequence ATGGTCAATGTATCTGAAGAAGGGCAGATCTTCGTCTGTGAGATCTGTGAAAACGTCGTCGAAGTGAAAGAGGTTGGCGGAGGAGAGCTGATCTGCTGCGGCCAGCCAATGGCACTGAGGGAGTGA
- a CDS encoding zinc ribbon-containing protein — protein sequence MGNPEERCEIAKAGTKANPGKYVCIDCGAEMVLSKVEEDLRKCPTCECAEYQCFPMTHIRPDIKTAEDVNQPPKRGGSNI from the coding sequence ATGGGAAATCCAGAAGAACGTTGTGAAATTGCAAAGGCTGGAACGAAGGCAAACCCGGGCAAGTATGTCTGCATCGACTGCGGTGCTGAGATGGTCCTGAGCAAAGTCGAGGAGGATCTCAGAAAATGTCCGACCTGCGAGTGCGCTGAGTACCAGTGCTTCCCGATGACCCATATCAGGCCTGACATCAAGACTGCCGAGGATGTAAACCAACCTCCAAAACGCGGTGGATCTAACATCTAA
- a CDS encoding SOS response-associated peptidase: protein MCSRYTIIGTRLLAEQFGGPVLPPRYNCAPGQRLPVVTTDLTIHKAVFGLPRQDGGRQINARIERIFERSYSRRRRCLVPMSGFYEWTPVGSVREPWYISSPDTPLLYAAGLTTGDFFLIITCPAVPPVQAIHQRMPLLLPIDAGITFLSGGDPVRIDPPLQIIRVGIAINHPDALDDPSLITPPDRHHWW, encoded by the coding sequence ATGTGCTCCCGCTATACGATCATCGGGACACGACTCCTTGCCGAACAATTTGGGGGTCCTGTCCTGCCACCACGCTATAACTGTGCACCTGGCCAGCGCCTCCCGGTCGTGACCACTGATCTGACGATCCACAAGGCCGTCTTCGGGCTCCCACGGCAGGATGGGGGAAGACAGATAAATGCACGCATTGAACGCATTTTTGAGAGATCGTACAGCCGGAGAAGACGCTGCCTCGTTCCCATGAGTGGGTTTTACGAATGGACGCCTGTCGGCTCAGTGAGAGAGCCCTGGTATATCTCATCTCCGGATACGCCTCTCCTGTATGCCGCCGGGCTCACCACCGGGGACTTTTTTCTGATCATCACCTGCCCTGCTGTTCCTCCCGTGCAAGCCATCCATCAAAGGATGCCCCTCCTCCTCCCGATTGATGCCGGGATCACATTCCTCAGTGGTGGAGATCCCGTCCGAATCGACCCACCCCTTCAGATCATCAGGGTCGGAATAGCGATCAACCATCCGGATGCTCTGGATGATCCCTCTCTCATCACCCCACCGGATCGGCATCACTGGTGGTAG
- a CDS encoding flavodoxin family protein, which translates to MGCNLVALLGSPRQEGNTAKLLQEAVRGAEEAGCSVEVIHVPRLQIRPCMEIFACKTKAECAIKDDMETYYTKIRDADGLIVATPVMTMGVPGALKSFLDRFQVFYMAKYERGEPLVTPKERKIRKMLLLSIAGMNIPNLFAGLLQTMHAFGEITDCPLWKKVLLPDMDNVRDITTRPEVLKEAYEKGYALGEEIEKAKSEVALSME; encoded by the coding sequence ATGGGATGCAATCTTGTCGCACTCCTTGGAAGCCCCCGCCAGGAGGGAAATACCGCAAAGCTCCTCCAGGAAGCTGTCCGGGGAGCAGAGGAGGCCGGCTGTTCAGTTGAGGTGATCCATGTTCCAAGACTTCAGATCAGGCCCTGCATGGAGATCTTTGCATGCAAAACCAAGGCTGAATGCGCAATAAAAGACGATATGGAGACCTATTACACGAAGATACGGGATGCTGACGGCCTGATCGTCGCCACCCCCGTCATGACGATGGGGGTGCCGGGTGCGCTCAAGTCCTTCCTTGATCGGTTCCAGGTCTTCTACATGGCAAAGTATGAGAGGGGCGAACCCCTTGTAACACCAAAAGAGCGAAAGATCCGTAAAATGCTCCTCCTCTCTATTGCGGGGATGAATATACCAAATCTCTTCGCCGGGCTCCTGCAGACGATGCATGCCTTCGGTGAGATCACCGACTGTCCACTCTGGAAGAAGGTTCTTCTGCCGGATATGGACAATGTCAGGGATATCACAACCCGGCCAGAGGTGCTGAAAGAGGCTTATGAGAAGGGATATGCCCTTGGTGAGGAGATTGAAAAAGCAAAATCAGAAGTAGCCCTCTCCATGGAGTGA
- the rbcL gene encoding type III ribulose-bisphosphate carboxylase, which translates to MAIDWYNEFVDLTYTPARDDIVCLFSFDPAEGISEKEAAGRIASESSTGTWTTLHSLPPRMRDLQATAFDIDGHYLKIAYPAGLWEEGNLVQLLSGIAGNIFGMKAVDHLRLIDATLPEAYLRHFKGPHFGMDGIRDMMGIQGRPMTGAVPKPKIGFSSAEHAEIGYETWMGGFDCVKDDENLTSTTFNRFEDRVVALADMREKAERETGEEKSAFLNITADTETMKQRADFLVENGWNYAMIDVVVVGTAAVMTLRDYCSDLGLAIHAHRAMHAAFDRDPRHGISMQFLAKTMRLIGISQIHTGTAVGKLVGTADDAKVLADILREKKVTGVGHMSLDQDWHGIKSAFPVSSGGLHPGLVPDVLDIYGEDLVLLVSGGIHGHPDGTRAGATAAMQAIEAWQDGITLEEKATKARELGRALEKWGSYKPI; encoded by the coding sequence ATGGCAATCGACTGGTACAATGAGTTTGTTGACCTCACCTACACACCCGCCAGAGACGATATCGTCTGTCTCTTCTCATTTGATCCGGCAGAGGGAATCAGTGAGAAGGAGGCGGCAGGCCGGATCGCCTCAGAGAGCTCAACCGGGACATGGACGACCCTGCACTCCCTCCCCCCCAGGATGCGGGATCTTCAGGCAACGGCATTTGATATTGATGGTCATTACCTCAAAATCGCCTATCCGGCCGGCCTCTGGGAGGAGGGGAACCTCGTCCAGCTCTTAAGTGGCATCGCCGGAAACATCTTCGGGATGAAGGCGGTTGATCATCTCCGTCTCATCGATGCGACCCTCCCGGAGGCATACCTCCGCCATTTCAAGGGGCCCCACTTCGGGATGGATGGAATACGGGATATGATGGGAATCCAGGGCAGACCGATGACAGGAGCCGTTCCAAAGCCGAAGATCGGTTTCTCCTCAGCCGAACATGCCGAGATCGGGTATGAGACCTGGATGGGCGGATTTGACTGTGTCAAGGATGATGAAAACCTCACCTCGACAACCTTCAACCGGTTTGAAGACCGGGTCGTCGCCCTTGCAGATATGCGGGAGAAGGCTGAGCGCGAGACGGGAGAGGAGAAGTCGGCGTTCCTCAATATCACAGCAGATACCGAGACGATGAAACAGCGTGCGGACTTCCTTGTAGAGAACGGATGGAACTACGCAATGATCGATGTTGTTGTAGTCGGTACCGCCGCGGTGATGACCCTCCGCGACTACTGCTCGGACCTCGGGCTTGCGATCCATGCACACAGGGCAATGCATGCCGCATTCGATCGCGATCCGAGGCATGGCATCTCGATGCAGTTCCTCGCAAAAACCATGCGTCTCATCGGCATCTCACAGATTCACACCGGCACGGCGGTCGGAAAACTTGTCGGGACGGCTGATGATGCGAAGGTTCTTGCGGATATTCTGCGGGAGAAGAAGGTCACCGGGGTCGGGCATATGTCGCTTGATCAGGACTGGCATGGGATTAAGAGCGCTTTCCCGGTCTCATCCGGTGGACTGCATCCCGGGCTCGTCCCTGATGTCCTTGATATCTATGGCGAGGACCTCGTCCTCCTCGTCTCCGGCGGTATCCATGGCCATCCTGATGGTACCCGGGCGGGTGCTACAGCAGCGATGCAGGCGATTGAGGCATGGCAGGATGGCATCACCCTTGAGGAGAAGGCAACGAAGGCGCGAGAGCTTGGCCGGGCACTTGAGAAGTGGGGATCGTATAAGCCGATCTGA
- a CDS encoding YIP1 family protein — MSLPFIETVKGMITDPGETIRRSRSASLGDAIIYYLIILGIFSLLSAAVTRLLGDAHPMPLSPAGDIALAATYLVGIIIGGTIALLIIGAILHICIKIFGGSGDYTDTVRAFSLAETPAAAIGWIPLIGLFAGIWGFILMVMGVSEYHGISTLRAVIAILLPFILLIILAVLAFMFFMVVPGPVTVTEVF; from the coding sequence ATGTCACTTCCCTTCATCGAAACAGTGAAAGGTATGATCACCGATCCCGGAGAGACGATCAGAAGAAGCAGATCGGCCTCCCTTGGGGATGCGATCATCTATTACCTGATCATCCTCGGTATCTTCTCTCTCCTCTCGGCGGCGGTCACCAGGCTCCTTGGAGATGCCCATCCGATGCCGCTCTCGCCTGCCGGAGATATCGCCCTTGCCGCAACCTATCTTGTAGGTATTATCATCGGAGGGACCATCGCCCTTCTCATCATCGGTGCCATCCTGCATATCTGTATTAAAATATTCGGGGGATCAGGAGACTATACAGACACCGTTCGCGCATTCTCACTCGCCGAGACACCTGCTGCGGCAATCGGATGGATACCGCTCATTGGTCTCTTTGCCGGCATCTGGGGATTCATCCTGATGGTGATGGGGGTGAGTGAATATCATGGGATATCAACGCTGCGGGCTGTTATTGCAATACTTCTCCCGTTCATCCTGCTGATCATTCTTGCAGTCCTTGCCTTTATGTTCTTCATGGTCGTCCCCGGACCCGTGACGGTGACAGAAGTTTTCTGA
- a CDS encoding Na(+)/H(+) antiporter subunit D: MIAFPPFLIYIIGALILPLLPARVRHEWMLFLSIIGLASISLLDQQVNGWLLPFIPGTELILLSVDNLSQVVGYIFAGISVLAIIYASYEGRLGHQIAILFQIGAGIGIVFAGDFITLFIFWELLALSSLALIWYGGAEARGPGYRYALMHILGGVFLLAAISMQYAETGSLLVDLAAPGITTILFIIGVGFNAGMIPIHAWLPDSYPKATITGSVFLCVFTTKGAIYLMARTLPGSEVMMYLGGIMVVFGLVFAILQDDMRKLLSYHVISQVGYMVAAMGIGTSLAVNGGIAHLFNHILYKALLFMVVGAIIYQTGKNRLSELGGLGRQMPITFAACLIASAAISGVPGLNGYISKEMIVAAAAESGLFTLEVLLLIGSVGTFLSFIKLNYYAFIKEKPGIVTTDPPTPMLIAMVMAAAACLIYGVYPWILFSILPYPVTHDVFAPVHIIEMFIIFAAVLLNLWVVRSMIRKPKYIPPDLMELYRAGGSRIIRFSSVTLPAVSQGIGNMIEHLGAGVSWFLKNPVMAGEILTRTVMIRTAGGVMGASVQESQRRALTTLTNSYPDTGGTLNRAPGYGIFFIGIVIFAYFLMVFII; this comes from the coding sequence ATGATAGCATTCCCACCATTCCTCATCTATATCATCGGGGCACTGATCCTCCCCCTCCTGCCCGCCAGGGTCAGGCATGAGTGGATGCTCTTCCTCTCCATCATCGGGCTTGCGAGCATCTCACTCCTTGACCAGCAGGTGAATGGCTGGCTACTCCCGTTCATCCCAGGAACCGAACTCATCCTCCTCTCCGTCGATAACCTCTCCCAGGTCGTCGGATACATCTTTGCAGGAATCAGTGTGCTTGCTATCATTTATGCAAGCTATGAGGGGCGCCTCGGCCATCAGATTGCAATCCTCTTCCAGATTGGTGCCGGTATTGGCATTGTATTTGCCGGGGACTTCATCACCCTCTTCATATTCTGGGAGCTGCTGGCACTCTCATCACTTGCCCTCATCTGGTATGGCGGCGCTGAGGCACGCGGGCCCGGATACCGGTACGCACTGATGCATATCCTTGGCGGTGTCTTCCTCCTTGCAGCAATCTCAATGCAGTATGCAGAGACGGGATCCCTCCTCGTCGATCTGGCTGCACCAGGCATCACAACGATCCTCTTCATCATCGGGGTCGGGTTTAACGCAGGGATGATCCCAATCCATGCATGGCTGCCCGACTCCTACCCGAAGGCGACCATTACGGGATCGGTCTTCCTCTGCGTCTTCACGACAAAAGGGGCGATATACCTCATGGCACGGACACTCCCGGGATCCGAGGTAATGATGTACCTGGGCGGGATCATGGTCGTCTTTGGACTGGTATTTGCTATCCTCCAGGATGATATGCGCAAGCTCCTCTCCTATCATGTCATCAGCCAGGTCGGCTATATGGTGGCCGCAATGGGGATCGGGACCTCCCTCGCGGTGAACGGCGGGATCGCCCATCTCTTCAACCATATTCTGTATAAAGCCCTCCTCTTCATGGTCGTCGGCGCCATCATCTACCAGACAGGAAAAAACCGCCTCTCCGAGCTTGGGGGGCTTGGGAGACAGATGCCGATCACATTTGCAGCCTGCCTCATCGCGTCTGCGGCCATCTCCGGTGTGCCGGGGCTCAACGGATACATCAGTAAGGAGATGATCGTGGCAGCCGCGGCAGAGAGCGGGCTTTTTACCCTTGAGGTGCTTCTGCTGATCGGGTCCGTCGGTACCTTCCTCTCCTTCATCAAACTCAACTACTATGCCTTCATTAAAGAAAAACCCGGAATTGTGACGACTGACCCCCCCACCCCGATGCTGATTGCGATGGTGATGGCCGCAGCAGCCTGCCTCATCTATGGTGTCTATCCCTGGATCCTCTTCTCGATCCTCCCCTACCCGGTGACACACGATGTCTTCGCCCCGGTTCACATCATTGAGATGTTCATCATCTTTGCAGCCGTTCTGCTGAACCTCTGGGTGGTACGGAGCATGATCAGAAAGCCGAAATACATCCCCCCGGATCTGATGGAACTCTACCGGGCAGGGGGCAGCCGGATCATCAGGTTCTCATCGGTGACTCTCCCGGCAGTCTCCCAGGGTATTGGCAATATGATTGAGCATCTTGGAGCAGGAGTATCATGGTTCCTGAAGAATCCGGTGATGGCGGGTGAGATACTCACCCGGACAGTGATGATCCGGACTGCAGGAGGCGTTATGGGAGCATCGGTACAGGAGAGCCAGAGAAGGGCACTCACAACCCTGACAAACAGCTACCCCGACACGGGAGGAACCCTCAACCGGGCTCCCGGGTATGGCATCTTCTTCATCGGGATCGTGATCTTCGCCTACTTCCTCATGGTCTTCATCATCTGA
- a CDS encoding HdeD family acid-resistance protein, translating to MQRIEDLLGPLHEGVWEVVIPKDSVQRLPDTRWTRSRINVPTPGTIASYRSGQYHLHETATEYRVHLDRYDPKKHPFLHLIDDAPLVLMIVDTVAALVTDSRNALGNTGSILEEQKKAWKLMILTGLFLILLGGWMASEPSSTFDSITRYIVPLILIGISIPFLRSGIDIHPFRIQSVGRLILGTGIAFIGFSAFFEEPEWTAGVLLLVVTVWTFASAWVSFGHTFRVRRGGLQEVAPRFLVGALSLLVAIAALFAPDTIIIALVFILAGIAILFGCYLILEGVAFRRRMKKPRLKI from the coding sequence ATGCAGCGCATTGAGGATCTCCTTGGACCCCTTCATGAAGGGGTCTGGGAGGTGGTGATCCCAAAAGATTCGGTCCAAAGGCTCCCGGATACCCGGTGGACCAGATCCAGGATTAATGTACCGACACCCGGCACCATCGCCAGTTATCGGAGCGGCCAGTACCATCTGCATGAGACGGCGACTGAGTACCGGGTTCACCTCGACAGGTACGATCCAAAGAAGCATCCGTTCCTGCATCTGATCGATGATGCTCCACTCGTCCTGATGATCGTTGATACCGTCGCAGCTCTTGTAACAGATTCGAGAAATGCGCTTGGAAATACCGGATCGATCCTTGAAGAGCAGAAGAAGGCGTGGAAGCTGATGATCCTGACCGGGCTCTTCCTGATCCTCCTTGGCGGATGGATGGCATCTGAGCCCTCCAGCACATTCGATTCGATAACCCGGTATATCGTTCCACTCATCCTCATCGGGATATCCATCCCGTTCCTCAGATCAGGAATCGATATTCATCCATTCAGAATACAGTCTGTAGGGAGGCTTATTCTCGGGACCGGTATAGCGTTTATCGGGTTTTCAGCATTCTTTGAAGAACCGGAATGGACAGCCGGAGTGCTCCTCCTCGTCGTCACCGTCTGGACATTTGCCAGTGCATGGGTCTCCTTTGGCCATACATTTCGTGTACGAAGAGGGGGTCTCCAGGAGGTGGCCCCGAGGTTTCTTGTCGGGGCCCTCTCCCTTCTGGTTGCGATTGCAGCCCTCTTCGCACCTGATACAATAATTATCGCCCTTGTCTTCATCCTCGCCGGGATCGCCATTCTCTTCGGCTGCTACCTCATCCTCGAAGGAGTCGCATTCCGGAGAAGGATGAAGAAACCACGCTTAAAAATCTGA
- a CDS encoding TIGR04083 family peptide-modifying radical SAM enzyme — MKNPFHIMIIPTLGCCSDCAYCWSSEEDSPIMSIQTVHDTVAWLKEYQNDPVTITFHGGEPLLAGADFYRQALPLLSEGLAHLTPEFALQSNLWKMTDDIAEALAPYHVPIGSSIDGPREVNDPQRGTGYYEKTMRGYEIARSHGLTVRFICTFTNRSVQHREEIFDYFMEQGFPMKLHPALPSLRDDSPEEWALPPEEYGELLVYLLDRYLENLDRSEVMNINDLVRCVFTRHGTVCTYVDCMGSTYAIGPDGGIYPCYRFVGMPKFVMGYVSDTPTMEELAESKGWRLMEEYRSYVDTACGDCSHISYCRGGCPYNAIAQTGGRIEGVDPHCPAYTRIFDEINDRLNREMYEENPMSGRSSRFRKKKVKPGVLSLVQKIISR; from the coding sequence ATGAAGAATCCCTTCCATATCATGATCATCCCGACGCTTGGCTGCTGTTCAGACTGTGCATACTGCTGGAGTTCGGAAGAGGATTCCCCCATCATGAGCATACAGACCGTTCATGATACGGTCGCCTGGCTGAAGGAGTACCAAAACGATCCCGTCACCATCACGTTTCATGGGGGAGAACCTCTTCTCGCCGGTGCTGACTTCTATCGGCAGGCCCTCCCCCTCCTCTCGGAGGGGCTTGCCCATCTCACGCCGGAATTTGCCCTCCAGTCCAATCTCTGGAAGATGACCGATGATATTGCTGAAGCGCTGGCTCCGTATCATGTTCCGATTGGAAGCAGTATCGACGGTCCCAGGGAGGTGAATGATCCCCAGCGTGGGACCGGATACTATGAGAAGACGATGAGAGGGTATGAGATCGCCCGTTCCCATGGTCTTACGGTCCGTTTCATCTGCACCTTTACAAACAGGTCTGTACAGCACCGGGAAGAGATCTTCGACTACTTTATGGAACAGGGATTCCCGATGAAGCTTCATCCGGCCCTTCCATCACTCCGGGATGACAGCCCCGAAGAATGGGCCCTCCCTCCGGAAGAGTATGGTGAGCTCCTCGTCTATCTCCTTGACCGGTACCTTGAGAACCTTGATCGGTCGGAGGTCATGAATATCAACGATCTCGTCCGGTGTGTCTTCACCCGGCATGGAACCGTCTGCACCTATGTCGATTGCATGGGAAGCACCTATGCAATCGGGCCTGACGGAGGGATCTATCCATGTTACCGGTTTGTGGGGATGCCAAAGTTCGTGATGGGATATGTCAGTGATACCCCGACCATGGAAGAGCTTGCAGAATCGAAGGGATGGAGACTGATGGAGGAGTACCGATCCTATGTCGATACCGCGTGTGGTGACTGCTCCCATATCAGCTACTGCCGGGGAGGCTGCCCCTACAATGCAATTGCACAGACTGGTGGAAGGATTGAAGGGGTTGATCCCCATTGCCCGGCATATACCCGGATCTTTGATGAGATCAATGATCGGCTGAACAGGGAGATGTACGAGGAGAACCCAATGTCAGGACGGAGTTCCCGGTTCCGAAAGAAGAAAGTGAAACCCGGTGTTCTTTCCCTGGTTCAGAAGATCATCTCCCGGTGA
- a CDS encoding Na(+)/H(+) antiporter subunit D — MIAFPPFLIYIIGALILPLLPARVRHEWMLFLSIIGLASISLLDQEINGWILPFIPGTELVLLSVDHLSQVVGYIFAGISVLAIIYASYEERPGHQMAILFQIGAGIGIVFAGDFITLFIFWELLALSSLALIWYGGAEARGPGYRYALMHILGGVFLLAAISMQYAETGSLLVDLAAPGITTILFIIGVGFNAGMIPVHAWLPDSYPKATITGSVFLCVFTTKGAIYLMARTLPGSEVMMYLGGIMVVFGLVFAILQDDMRKLLSYHVISQVGYMVAAMGIGTSLAVNGGLAHLFNNVLYKALLFMVVGAIIYQTGKHRLSELGGLGRQMPITFGACLIASAAISGVPGLNGYISKEMIIAATAESGLFTLEVLLLIGSVGTFLSFIKLNYYAFIKEKPGIVATDPPTPMLIAMVMAAAACLIYGVYPWILFSILPYPVTHDVFAPVHIIEMFIIFAAVLLNLWVVRSMIKKPTYIPPDMMDLYRAGGQRIIRFSSGTLPAVSHGIGSLIEHLGSGVSWYLKNPVMASEILTRMVMIHTAGSVMGASAQESQKRALTDLTSSYPDSGGAINRTPGYGIFIIGIVLFAYFLMVFII; from the coding sequence ATGATAGCATTCCCACCATTCCTCATTTATATTATCGGGGCATTGATCCTTCCCCTCCTGCCGGCAAGGGTCAGGCATGAGTGGATGCTCTTCCTCTCAATCATCGGACTGGCAAGCATCTCACTCCTTGACCAGGAGATAAATGGCTGGATTCTCCCGTTCATCCCCGGAACGGAACTCGTCCTCCTCTCCGTCGATCACCTCTCCCAGGTCGTCGGATACATCTTTGCAGGAATCAGCGTGCTTGCGATCATCTATGCAAGCTATGAGGAACGGCCCGGCCATCAGATGGCGATACTCTTCCAGATCGGAGCGGGCATCGGAATAGTCTTTGCAGGCGACTTCATCACCCTCTTCATATTCTGGGAGCTGCTGGCACTCTCATCACTTGCCCTCATCTGGTATGGCGGCGCTGAGGCACGCGGGCCCGGATACCGGTACGCACTGATGCATATCCTTGGCGGTGTCTTCCTCCTTGCAGCAATCTCAATGCAGTATGCAGAGACGGGATCCCTCCTCGTCGATCTGGCTGCACCAGGCATCACAACGATCCTCTTCATCATCGGGGTCGGGTTTAACGCAGGGATGATCCCAGTCCATGCATGGCTGCCCGACTCCTACCCGAAGGCGACCATTACGGGATCGGTCTTCCTCTGCGTCTTCACGACAAAAGGGGCGATATACCTCATGGCACGGACACTCCCGGGATCCGAGGTGATGATGTACCTGGGTGGGATCATGGTCGTCTTTGGACTGGTATTTGCTATCCTCCAGGACGATATGCGCAAGCTCCTCTCCTATCATGTCATCAGCCAGGTCGGCTATATGGTGGCCGCAATGGGGATCGGGACCTCACTCGCGGTGAACGGCGGACTCGCCCATCTCTTCAATAACGTCCTGTATAAAGCCCTCCTCTTCATGGTCGTTGGTGCAATCATCTACCAGACAGGAAAGCACCGCCTCTCCGAGCTAGGGGGGCTCGGGAGACAGATGCCGATCACATTTGGAGCATGCCTCATCGCATCTGCGGCCATCTCCGGCGTGCCGGGGCTCAACGGGTACATCAGCAAGGAGATGATCATTGCCGCTACAGCAGAGAGCGGGCTTTTCACCCTTGAGGTGCTTCTGCTGATCGGGTCCGTCGGTACCTTCCTCTCCTTCATCAAGCTCAACTACTATGCCTTCATTAAAGAAAAACCCGGAATTGTAGCGACTGATCCCCCCACCCCGATGCTGATTGCTATGGTGATGGCTGCAGCTGCCTGCCTCATCTACGGCGTCTATCCATGGATCCTCTTCTCTATCCTCCCCTATCCGGTGACCCATGATGTCTTCGCTCCGGTCCACATCATCGAGATGTTCATCATCTTTGCAGCGGTTCTGCTGAACCTCTGGGTGGTGAGGAGCATGATCAAAAAGCCGACATACATTCCCCCGGATATGATGGATCTCTACAGGGCAGGAGGCCAGCGGATCATCAGGTTTTCATCGGGGACACTCCCGGCAGTCTCCCATGGTATTGGAAGTCTGATAGAGCATCTTGGATCCGGCGTATCCTGGTACCTGAAGAATCCGGTGATGGCAAGCGAGATACTGACCCGGATGGTGATGATCCACACTGCCGGAAGCGTCATGGGTGCATCAGCGCAGGAGAGCCAGAAGAGAGCCCTCACAGATCTTACAAGCAGCTACCCCGACTCAGGGGGAGCCATAAACCGGACCCCCGGGTATGGCATCTTCATCATCGGGATCGTCCTCTTCGCCTACTTCCTCATGGTCTTCATCATCTGA
- a CDS encoding peroxiredoxin, producing MCDDMDICCECPPVMPRIGEEAPDFEAVTTHGVMKLSDYKDKKWVVLFSHPADFTPVCTTEFMALAAADDEFQALNAQLVGLSIDSIHSHLAWVRNIKEKMGVKIPFPVIADLDMHVASLFGMIHPNQSSTAAVRAVFFIDPSMIIRGILYYPLSNGRNIPELVRLLKAFQTSDTHSVATPANWQPGDKVVVPPPKTVEQSEIRDKEGYECKDWYLCFKTI from the coding sequence ATGTGCGATGATATGGATATCTGCTGTGAATGCCCCCCGGTGATGCCGAGGATCGGAGAGGAAGCCCCGGATTTTGAGGCTGTGACGACACATGGTGTCATGAAATTATCCGATTACAAGGATAAGAAGTGGGTCGTCCTCTTCTCACATCCCGCAGACTTCACCCCGGTCTGCACGACCGAATTCATGGCGCTTGCAGCAGCGGATGATGAGTTCCAGGCACTGAATGCCCAGCTTGTCGGCCTCTCGATTGACAGCATCCATTCACACCTTGCATGGGTGCGAAACATCAAAGAGAAGATGGGGGTGAAGATCCCATTCCCGGTGATAGCTGACCTGGATATGCATGTCGCATCACTCTTTGGCATGATTCATCCAAACCAGAGCAGCACTGCTGCGGTCCGTGCAGTCTTCTTCATTGATCCCTCGATGATCATCAGGGGTATCCTCTATTACCCGCTCTCAAACGGGAGAAATATCCCCGAGCTCGTCCGCCTCTTAAAGGCGTTCCAGACGAGCGACACGCACAGTGTTGCAACACCTGCAAACTGGCAGCCTGGAGACAAGGTTGTGGTTCCCCCGCCCAAGACGGTTGAGCAGTCCGAGATCCGGGATAAAGAAGGATACGAGTGTAAAGACTGGTATCTCTGCTTTAAAACCATCTAA
- a CDS encoding carboxymuconolactone decarboxylase family protein: protein MDQKAKDLQSLEEKIGKVPVFFRGLMEKEPDMFEMVMKFDQHIWADGALDRKTKKVLAISIAAALRDEHAVRAQLAGAKKLGVTKEEIEEGLRVTFMLSGMPAYVHGKSAMEEIMKE, encoded by the coding sequence ATGGATCAGAAAGCGAAGGATCTCCAGTCGCTTGAGGAGAAGATCGGAAAAGTCCCGGTCTTCTTCCGTGGACTGATGGAGAAGGAGCCGGATATGTTTGAGATGGTCATGAAATTTGACCAGCATATCTGGGCTGACGGAGCACTTGATCGAAAGACCAAGAAGGTGCTTGCCATCTCAATCGCCGCTGCTCTCCGGGATGAACATGCTGTTCGAGCCCAGCTTGCCGGTGCAAAGAAACTTGGGGTGACTAAGGAGGAGATCGAGGAGGGTCTTCGGGTCACCTTCATGCTCTCCGGGATGCCTGCCTATGTTCATGGCAAGAGTGCCATGGAAGAGATTATGAAGGAGTGA